One Uranotaenia lowii strain MFRU-FL unplaced genomic scaffold, ASM2978415v1 HiC_scaffold_63, whole genome shotgun sequence genomic region harbors:
- the LOC129760504 gene encoding uncharacterized protein LOC129760504: protein MSTTKTRGKSAIHINESIISSNSSNTQNTLLKIESVVPKLTSRVNNAAGLSHSNRLKTFHRSHSTLSSSYLKKISDKKIVAPKEAIVTEREHRNTNNNEPQPDGCVFVQNGSTIVKRSDKDREKHPDRINLDRKGLGAIPIIDDEPNLRLLSLQHNLINVFSIPTETDSNNNEAKQTAIPQTAQVSGKAPVSGTTYNNPAIPSNATARDTSISNSSNSPTAMPTTTANHQSHTASRTAKQFLRQKSTSRNQLYVNNNYMTGKTTLASKPLNGFVNGQSPTSATSPTNAFLQKPSSILLNAQHRNLLKKSNSFISNATLFPTPPSYQQTASSIAKLKNKLLLTPSFSIDSLNSLNETNIVESPSNNNSGKTTPTCTAPTNGTSYTHPQNHISPILSAAEPRYNLQNLVFLDLYDNQIEKISCLDGLKCITVLLLGKNRISDISGLTSLRQTLRVLDLHGNKISNISSKINQLQELKSLNLAGNQLRQIHAQDFSGLVNLKELNLKRNRLKKIHGFDDLRSLERLWLCHNDLQCVEDMSAIAKAINLKEVTIENNPVSLAGDCVSFLVSYLPGLVSLSQMQITEQVRRAASAWRKNKELSDLNYTNLTTDVCHNIRREEIISNARTNWELLRSQQSAACRNVQRTANGAHASIRKEVEVEIPASTPDSAKEIKLKKTSNITGTNTNNINRSRTPKRQPAKKVTRSSSQDNSGSQVSEQDAEEYFRLPPILAPFLEQNTPAETAAEKVESSESSAHHADSSVSSALSTDDEEAQAKLDAKTSTPTTPETKDTPEEPQSDQEQIAPSCPTDESNNDKLSTLSTLSSKTASDSAGTVSSASDFDQSRHSGSHAPKSKVGVPTKRYGVGTLSRTNTARSNAAVINNVCNLANTSNLATQSIPNSNSSNNLTSNVLNPSTCVAPTKVKVTEREREQGGDYLIEICGRYLNVYGLGALKFIDKQWNMTKAGDVNTVKFSYINFNNITAILCRIKIRFVNAENFIFKETNITCLGQINALAESQGIASLTIDPEGNPIASKSWRNYAIYRLSHWGLKHINGIEITEDEIHMAEHTYSGLSDLVLWSLPEILLQPLLQRLRLEETVHASKMTAKEWLMQADSSLKNVVGKEALQWKKHSVTQDDIAMRGKGKVYFARMLDNTCNAVDKLQQLDSMWPALLVEMVRNTLIDYSQIDVYVRNLMMELLK from the coding sequence ATGAGTACAACGAAAACCCGCGGAAAATCAGCAATTCACATCAATGAAAGTATAATTAGTTCCAATTCCAGCAATACGCAAAACACATTGCTCAAAATTGAATCCGTCGTGCCAAAGCTTACTAGCCGTGTCAATAATGCAGCAGGATTAAGTCATTCGAATAGGCTTAAAACATTTCACCGTTCGCACAGTACGCTAAGCTCAtcatacttgaaaaaaatcagcgaCAAGAAGATCGTAGCCCCAAAAGAAGCCATCGTTACAGAGCGTGAACACCGAAACACTAACAATAATGAACCCCAACCGGATGGatgtgtttttgttcaaaatgggTCCACAATTGTAAAGAGATCGGATAAGGATCGCGAAAAACACCCCGATAGGATCAATCTTGATCGAAAAGGACTAGGTGCTATACCGATTATTGATGATGAACCAAATTTGCGTTTATTATCACTCCAACACAATCTCATCAATGTGTTCAGCATTCCAACGGAGACGGATTCAAACAACAATGAAGCGAAACAAACGGCGATCCCGCAAACCGCCCAAGTTTCCGGAAAAGCTCCCGTCTCCGGAACAACGTACAATAATCCCGCAATCCCAAGCAATGCAACCGCTAGAGATACTTCAATATCCAACTCATCTAACAGTCCAACAGCAATGCCGACCACCACTGCTAATCATCAATCACATACCGCCAGCCGGACCGCCAAACAGTTTCTGAGGCAAAAATCTACATCTCGCAATCAACTGTACGTCAACAACAATTACATGACCGGAAAAACAACCTTAGCATCCAAACCCCTAAACGGATTTGTCAATGGGCAATCTCCAACAAGTGCCACAAGCCCAACAAACGCGTTCCTCCAAAAGCCTTCTTCAATATTGTTAAATGCTCAACACCGTAACCTGTTAAAGAAATCCAACAGCTTCATCAGTAACGCTACTCTCTTCCCAACCCCACCATCGTACCAACAAACTGCTAGTAGCatagccaaattgaaaaacaaactaCTCCTAACACCCTCTTTCAGCATCGACAGCTTGAACAGCTTAAACGAAACTAACATCGTGGAATCGCCTAGTAATAATAATAGCGGGAAAACTACACCAACTTGTACGGCACCAACAAACGGGACCAGCTACACACATCCTCAAAATCACATTTCGCCAATTCTTTCAGCGGCGGAACCACGTTACAACCTGCAAAATCTCGTATTCCTGGACCTTTACGATAATCAGATCGAAAAAATATCCTGCCTTGATGGTCTTAAATGCATAACGGTGCTATTACTTGGTAAAAACCGAATTTCCGACATCAGTGGTTTGACGTCTCTCCGACAAACGCTTCGGGTGCTGGATCTTCATGGTAATAAAATAAGCAACATTTCATCAAAGATCAATCAGCTTCAAGAGCTCAAATCCCTAAATTTAGCTGGTAATCAACTACGTCAAATCCATGCTCAAGATTTCAGTGGATTAGTAAATCTAAAAGAACTAAATCTAAAGCGGAATCGACTGAAAAAGATTCATGGATTTGACGATCTGCGAAGTCTCGAACGACTGTGGCTGTGCCATAACGATCTCCAGTGCGTTGAAGACATGTCGGCCATCGCCAAGGCGATCAACCTTAAAGAGGTGACTATCGAAAACAACCCTGTTTCGCTGGCCGGAGACTGCGTCTCTTTCCTGGTAAGTTATCTGCCCGGTTTGGTTTCTCTCAGCCAAATGCAGATCACCGAGCAGGTTCGACGAGCAGCCTCCGCATGGCGAAAGAATAAAGAACTATCTGACTTGAACTACACCAACCTTACCACGGATGTCTGTCACAATATACGGCGGGAAGAAATAATATCCAACGCCCGAACCAATTGGGAACTGCTCAGATCCCAACAGTCTGCTGCTTGTCGCAATGTTCAACGAACAGCCAACGGAGCCCATGCCTCCATAAGAAAAGAAGTAGAAGTAGAAATACCCGCTAGTACCCCGGATTCTGCTAAAGAAATCAAACTAAAGAAGACAAGCAACATCACCGGAACAAACACTAACAACATTAACAGATCGAGGACCCCCAAAAGACAGCCCGCTAAAAAGGTCACCAGATCATCATCTCAAGACAACTCTGGATCGCAGGTTTCCGAGCAGGACGCTGAGGAGTACTTTCGATTACCACCTATCCTAGCACCTTTTCTTGAACAGAATACACCGGCAGAAACCGCAGCAGAAAAAGTAGAATCTTCCGAATCAAGCGCACACCATGCAGACTCAAGCGTTTCAAGCGCACTCAGCACCGATGACGAGGAAGCTCAAGCGAAACTAGACGCAAAAACATCTACTCCGACTACGCCCGAAACAAAAGACACACCCGAAGAGCCACAAAGCGATCAAGAACAGATCGCACCCTCCTGCCCAACGGACGAATCAAACAACGATAAACTATCAACGCTTTCCACCTTATCATCAAAAACTGCATCCGACTCTGCAGGAACGGTATCGTCGGCCTCTGACTTTGATCAATCACGGCACAGTGGCAGCCATGCGCCAAAGTCGAAAGTAGGAGTTCCCACCAAACGGTATGGTGTTGGAACGCTCTCCAGAACCAATACTGCCCGCAGCAACGCAGCTGTAATCAACAATGTATGCAATCTAGCCAACACGTCCAATTTGGCCACCCAAAGTATTCCAAACTCGAACTCTTCTAACAATTTAACCTCCAATGTTCTCAATCCGAGCACTTGCGTAGCTCCTACTAAAGTAAAGGTCACCGAAAGGGAACGGGAACAAGGTGGCGACTATCTGATCGAAATCTGCGGTCGATACCTCAATGTCTACGGGCTCGGTGCCCTCAAATTCATCGATAAACAGTGGAACATGACCAAGGCTGGCGATGTCAACACCGTCAAGTTCAGTTACATCAACTTCAACAACATCACAGCGATTCTTTGTCGAATAAAGATCCGTTTCGTGAATGCTGAGAACTTTATCTTCAAAGAAACGAACATCACCTGTCTGGGTCAGATCAACGCACTTGCAGAGAGTCAAGGGATAGCTTCGTTGACGATTGATCCCGAAGGCAATCCGATCGCCAGCAAATCATGGCGAAACTATGCCATCTATCGGCTTTCCCACTGGGGATTGAAGCACATCAATGGGATAGAGATAACCGAGGATGAAATTCACATGGCAGAGCACACGTACAGTGGCCTCTCGGATTTGGTGCTGTGGTCGTTACCGGAGATATTGCTACAGCCGCTTCTACAGCGATTGCGTCTGGAAGAGACAGTGCATGCTTCCAAAATGACTGCCAAAGAGTGGTTGATGCAGGCAGACAGCTCCCTTAAAAATGTAGTCGGCAAGGAGGCTTTACAGTGGAAGAAACACAGTGTGACGCAGGACGATATCGCTATGCGCGGCAAAGGAAAGGTTTACTTTGCCCGGATGCTTGATAACACCTGCAACGCAGTAGATAAACTGCAACAGCTGGACAGTATGTGGCCTGCATTACTGGTGGAGATGGTGAGAAACACCTTGATCGACTACTCGCAGATCGATGTGTATGTGCGAAACCTCATGATGGAACTGCTTAAATGA
- the LOC129760503 gene encoding leucine--tRNA ligase, mitochondrial-like — protein MMLMMLNSAGRELLKRKSTTWIRQCYSSADLLSTKELTSDMKLAIEKKWHNNLGDYRFDPASSKPKRYVLAMFPYPSGNLHMGHVRVYTISDAMARFYRFNGANVLHPMGWDAFGLPAENAAMQRKIPADRWTRQNIDQMRQQLEKLQFSFDWDREFATCDPKYYRWTQKLFLMLFEDGLAYQKEAQVNWDPVDMTVLADEQVDNNGYSWRSGAKVEKRVLRQWFIKTTQFAKPLYEGLSDPILEDWKDIINLQKHWIGECSGYLFDLKSSNKNETLPIWTENPENLKHAIFVAVKPSNLINSDKKPEGPLESYVENFLTGDRLPIIITEKVDYPEGCDSYLGLCSNEADVEIAKRFNCPVNNYNRKNVQKEEIVKLAHESNRGGYPVSSKLRDWLISRQRFWGTPIPIIHCNNCGPVPVPDSELPVALPLESVGMPLSKNDPWRNTTCPKCNSTDAQRETDTMDTFVDSSWYFLRFVDPKNTKDLFDHELSRSLMPVDLYVGGKEHAVLHMYYARFMNYYLYSKGLVPHPEPFKRLLVQGMVMGRSFRLKGSGKYIPASEVRMVDEKKNKAIHVPTGDAVVCLWEKMSKSKLNGVDPLDVLREHGCDTLRLILLADVAPTSHRNWSEATFPGVLNWLRRIWMTMHDLRSAREAIGPETKAAPDTEEFRQQDSKLWDARNYFSAGATFNFKFSHQLSVGISKMQGLTNAIRRSDSTVMAYSPQYERSIAAQIIMLAPMAPHFASELWQHFVALPHRLNKNSDEIQWDRGLFDQNWPVIDEDYALDLTFKVNGYESCILKIPTKDLNQLTHQQSLDMALEQNAVTSYIGRRKIRSSDFVLYPGCEAILSITLEQLSKEDKLELEQLGKLHEKAKSKDKSKSKKPKKQKQIVEL, from the exons atgatgttgatgatgCTAAACAGTGCAGGTCGCGAATTATTAAAACGAAAAAGTACAACATGGATTCGGCAATGTTATTCCTCAGCGGATTTGTTG aGCACCAAAGAGTTAACATCGGACATGAAACTCGCGATTGAGAAGAAATGGCACAACAACCTTGGCGATTATCGATTTGACCCGGCCAGTTCGAAACCGAAGCGCTATGTACTGGCCATGTTCCCCTATCCTTCGGGTAATTTACACATGGGACACGTTCGTGTGTACACCATAAGCGACGCAATGGCCAGGTTCTATCGTTTCAACGGGGCCAACGTGCTTCATCCGATGGGTTGGGATGCCTTTGGACTTCCGGCAGAAAATGCGGCAATGCAGCGTAAAATCCCGGCCGATCGTTGGACCCGGCAAAACATTGACCAGATGCGCCAACAACTGGAAAAGCTTCAGTTCAGTTTCGACTGGGACCGCGAGTTTGCCACCTGCGATCCGAAATATTACCGGTGGACGCAAAAGTTGTTTCTCATGCTGTTTGAGGACGGTTTGGCGTATCAAAAAGAAGCACAAGTTAACTGGGACCCCGTAGACATGACAGTTTTGGCCGATGAACAAGTGGATAACAATGGGTACTCTTGGCGTTCAGGGGCTAAAGTAGAAAAGAGAGTTCTCAGGCAATGGTTCATCAAAACTACACAGTTTGCCAAACCTTTGTACGAAGGTTTGTCTGACCCTATTCTAGAAgattggaaagatatcattaatTTACAGAAGCATTGGATAGGCGAATGTAGCGGTTACTTATTCGATTTGAAATCTTCGAATAAAAACGAAACGCTTCCGATTTGGACAGAAAAcccagaaaatttgaaacacgCTATCTTCGTCGCTGTAAAACCatctaatttgataaattccgACAAGAAACCAGAAGGTCCTTTGGAATCGTATGTCGAGAATTTTCTGACCGGCGATCGACTTCCTATTATCATCACGGAAAAAGTTGATTACCCAGAAGGTTGCGATAGCTATCTCGGATTGTGCTCTAACGAAGCCGATGTTGAAATTGCCAAACGATTCAATTGTCCCGTAAATAACTACAATAGAAAAAATGTGCAGAAAGAAGAAATAGTTAAACTAGCTCACGAAAGTAACAGGGGCGGTTATCCTGTAAGTTCTAAGCTACGAGATTGGTTAATATCCCGACAGCGCTTCTGGGGAACCCCGATACCTATAATTCATTGTAATAATTGTGGCCCGGTTCCTGTTCCCGACTCTGAACTTCCGGTGGCCCTGCCACTTGAGTCGGTAGGAATGCCACTCTCAAAGAATGATCCCTGGCGCAATACCACATGCCCCAAATGCAACTCAACTGATGCCCAGAGAGAAACCGACACAATGGACACATTTGTGGATTCTTCTTGGTATTTTCTGCGATTCGTGGATCCGAAAAATACAAAAGATCTCTTTGATCACGAACTTTCACGCTCCCTCATGCCCGTTGATCTATACGTGGGTGGGAAGGAACACGCGGTACTGCACATGTACTATGCGCGGTTCATGAATTACTACCTGTATAGTAAGGGGTTAGTTCCGCATCCTGAACCTTTCAAGCGCCTATTGGTACAGGGCATGGTTATGGGTCGCTCGTTCCGACTCAAGGGTAGCGGAAAGTACATTCCAGCATCCGAAGTACGGATGGTAGACGAGAAAAAGAATAAAGCAATTCATGTACCAACTGGGGACGCGGTGGTTTGTTTGTGGGAGAAAATGTCCAAATCGAAACTCAACGGCGTAGATCCTTTGGATGTGTTGCGGGAACATGGATGTGACACACTTCGGTTGATACTATTGGCCGATGTGGCGCCAACATCCCATCGAAACTGGTCGGAAGCTA cctTTCCCGGGGTGCTCAATTGGTTACGTCGTATCTGGATGACTATGCACGATTTGCGAAGCGCACGAGAGGCAATCGGTCCCGAGACCAAAGCAGCTCCCGATACGGAAGAATTCCGCCAACAAGATAGCAAACTTTGGGATGCGCGCAATTACTTCTCAGCGGGTGCcactttcaatttcaaattttcgcaccaGCTCAGTGTTGGTATCAGCAAGATGCAGGGCCTTACCAATGCCATCCGCCGATCGGACTCCACTGTCATGGCTTACAGTCCACAGTATGAACGGTCCATTGCAGCTCAAATCATTATGCTAGCACCGATGGCTCCACATTTTGCTTCTGAACTGTGGCAGCATTTTGTAGCTCTGCCTCATCGCCTGAATAAGAACTCTGATGAGATTCAGTGGGACCGAGGATTATTCGACCAGAACTGGCCCGTAATTGATGAGGATTACGCTTTGGACCTTACATTTAAG gTCAACGGATATGAGAGTTGTATACTGAAAATTCCGACGAAGGATCTTAATCAACTTACACACCAACAATCATTGGACATGGCCCTGGAACAGAACGCAGTCACCAGCTACATAGGTCGGCGAAAGATTAGGAGTAGCGATTTCGTCCTGTACCCGGGTTGTGAAGCAATTTTAAGCATTACCCTAGAACAGTTGTCCAAGGAAGACAAACTGGAACTTGAACAGTTAGGTAAACTGCACGAAAAGGCTAAGAGCAAAGATAAAAGTAAAAGCAAGAAACCCAAAAAGCAGAAGCAAATAGTGGAATTATGA